Below is a genomic region from Desulfobacter sp..
CGGACACGATACCCGCCTTGATACAGGCCAGGCTTGCAAACCAGATTTCAGGGCAAAGGGGCGTCATCATGTACATATTGGACTTTTGCGCCACGCCTTTGGCCCTTAAAAAATTAATCAGTTGATTGGACTTTTGACAAAGCGCCTGATAGGAAAAAGAACTGGTTTCCAAGGTATGGATATTATGATAAATCAGGGCAAGTTTGTCCGGGTTCTGGGCCACATGGATGTCTTCAAAAACCTCTTGGGCCCAGTTAAAATGCGCGGGAAGAGTCATGGCATTCAGATTTTCAAAGAATGATTCGGCTTTGACCTGTTTTTCCCCATTGTCTGGCATCTGGTTGATACGGATGACCTCTTTAAAAAGCGCTTTCATACCGTTAAAACTCTCCTTGCAATCCGGATTAATGTTATGTATAGGTGATGCAAAAATATAGATTTTTATAATGGATCACCCATAGCTTGTCAAAATTTTTTTTACCCCGGAACTTGCGGGGCACCCCCAAAACCCAGGCCAACCCATGACAAAAGATACCATTACCCTTATTCTGGCGCCCCTGCAAGGGTTCACTGATCTAACCTTCAGAACCGTGTATGCAGATCATTTTTCAGGCATTGATCTTGCCGTGGCCCCCTTTATTTCCACCATGGGCGAACAACGGCTGAAACCCTCAAGAATCAAAGATGTGGACCCTGAAAAGAATAAAAACCTGTTTGTTATTCCCCAGATCCTGAGCAATGTGGCCAAGGATTTTATCTTTCTGGCCGACCATCTAAATGCCATGGGCCATAACCAGGTAAACTGGAACCTTGGCTGTCCCCACTCAAAAATAGCCAAGAAACAGCGGGGATCCGGCCTGCTTCTCTATCCTGAAAAAATAGACGCCCTCCTGTCCGAAATCATTCCTGAAATGGCCCCCTCGTTGAGCGTCAAAATTCGTCTTGGCCGACGAAACAAAGATGAAATCCATGAACTTTTAGCGGTGTTCAACCGGCATTCCATTGACGAAATCATCCTCCACCCCCGGACCGGGGAGCAGATGTATACCGGCAGATCCGATCTGGACGCCTTTGAAAGGGCAAGCCAGAGCACACAACATCCACTCACCTATAACGGGGATATTGTGGATCTTGCATCCTACACCCATGTTCAAAAAAAATTCCCAAATATCAACCGGATCATGATCGGCCGGGGCATTCTGTCCAACCCCTTTCTTGGGGAAGAGATCAAAAACATTCACCCCACCCCCCAAGATCCGTCACAGCGGCTGGCAAGACTCAGGGCGTTTCATGACGATCTTTTTGCCGCCTACGGCAAAATTTTTTCAGGGCCCGCCCACCTGACCGGACGGATGAAAGGGGTCTGGAGTTATCTTGGCCCTTCCTTTGAAAACAGCAAAAAACCGTTGAAAAAAATTGTCAAAGCAAGATCTGTCCCGGCGTACGAGGAGCGGGTAAATGCTTTTTTCGATCTAAACCTTAGGTTTAATCCAGGCCGGCACAAGGCCGGCACAAATTAAAGCCCAACTCTGCTGCCTTGAAGCTACACCTTCATAAATTTTGCAGCCTTGGAAAAAATACGGTTAAAGGTCCATGGCGGCAGCATATCCTGCATGGACGGCATCAAAGGCCATGCCCACAGCCAGGGCATCCCCAATGACCCGATAATCAAGGCCCATCTCTTTGACCATAGATTCAAGGGGATTGTAGGAGGCGGATCCTGCCGCCACCACCACGGTGTCCGCCGTCATCTCGACAACCTTGCCGTCCTGCTCCACCTCAAGACCCTGGGGGGTAATTTTCACCACCTTTGATGCGGTCATGGTTTCAACGTTCAGCCGGCCCATATCCTGGAGCATCCCCCATTTGGTGGATTTACCGATATCCTTGCCAATACGGTCGGTCATCTCAACAAGACAGATTTTTTTGCTGCCATGGGTGGCCATTTTAAAAAGGGCGTCAGGAGACTCTGCCTTGTTTACAAAGAGAAATTTCAAGGTATGGGCATCCATGGTCCCTTTTTCAGCCAGAAAAAGTGCGGTTTCAACCCCCACGGCCCCGCCGCCCACAATGACCACTTGATCACCTGTGCTCACCTTGTCTTCCAACACCTCCCAGGCACCTGCCACATGGGGCAGATCCATTCCGGGAATGGGGGGAACAAGGGGGCCGGCCCCGGTTGCCAGGATCACAGCATCAGGGTTCAAAGCGTTTAGGATATCTTCATCCACTTCCTGATTCATGACCACAGAAATTTTTTCAGCCGTAAGCTGGTTTTCAAGGTCAAGGGCAAGCTGGGCAAATTCCTCTCTTCCGGGAGGGGCGGCAGCCAGGTGAAGCTGTCCTCCCAAACGGCCGGACCGCTCGTACAAGGTAACCTCATGCCCCCTTCGCTTGGCAGTCAGGGCACAGGTCATGCCGGCGGCACCGCCTCCCACCACAACCACCTTCCTGGATTTTGCAGCCGTCTTCTCCTGGACCTCATGCTCATGGCCGGCCAGGGGATTGCACAGGCATTCCACATGTTTGAGTTTAAAAAGATGATCAAAACATCCCTGGGCACAGGCAATGCAGTGGACAATCTCATTTTCCCGGCCGGTTTTGGCCTTGTTGGGCAAATCAGGGTCTGCAATCAGACTGCGGCCCATGGCCACCATATCGCAATACCCCTGTTTGAGCATGGTTCTTGCGGTTTCAGGGTCATTGATCCTGTGGCTGGCAATCACCGGCACATCCACGGCCAGGCGAATATCCCGTGCCAAATACCCGAATGCCCCCCTGGGAACCTGGGCCACGATCTGGGGCACCCTTGCCTCATGCCAGCCCACATTGATGCACAGTGCATCCACAGGGCCCTGGGACAGGGCACGGGCATATTCAAGCAAATCGGCCCGGTCATTGCCGCCGGGCATGAAATCATTGCCGTTCATTCTTACGATCAAGGGGAAGTCAGGCCCCACAGCCTGCCTGACCGCATCGACCACCTCAAGGCCGAACCGCATCCTGTTTTCCAAAGATCCCCCGTATTCATCTGTTCTCTGGTTGGTCAAGGGGGATAAAAACTCAGAGATGAGATAGCCTGTGCCGCTTAAAATTTCAACCGCATCAAATCCGGCCTGTTTTACCCGGGCGGCTGCGGCCCCAAACGCGGCAATGGTTGTTTTGATCTCTTGGGAATCAAGGGCCTTGGGGGTCTCTTTGGTCATTCTGGAGGCAACGGCAGAGGGGGCCACCGGCTGTTTTCCATCAAGAAAAAATGAGAAATTATAACGTCCTGCATGGTTGAGCTGAACCGCGGCCAATGAGCCGTTTTCCTGAATGGCCGTTGCCAGCCGGGCAAGTCCGGGGATAAATCGATCATCATGGGCACCGATATTCTGGGTATTGCCCGACAATTCATCCACTGTGGCATACCCCACACAGATCAAGCCAGGACCTCCTTTGGCCCTTCGGGCATAAAAGGACACAATCTGGTCCGTGACTTCAAACTCCTGGGCCATGCCCAGATGCATGGCCGGCAGATAAATCCGGTTTTCAATTTCCAAGCCATTAATATGAATGGGGTCAAACAGGGGATCTCTCATTCTGCCTCCTAAATATTATTCTTTTTTAAGTCCTTTGAATCCAATCAATTTTTTTTGCAGGGTCCGGTCAATCACATAGGCCCTTAAGCCCCTGGCCATCCGGGTCAGTTCCAGGGTGAGCAGGGCATTTTCTTTATACCCCAACCCCTGGGTATACGACTCTCTTAAACCAATCTCAGCGGCCACGATCTGTTTTGCAAATTTGGGATAAAAGGCCAGGTCATCCGGATCCAGGCCCCTTTCCATGCAGGATTTCAGCTGCAGTGCCAGTTCAAGGTCATGTTCATCAAACAGGGCGGGTTCCAGGGGAATGATCAACCCAAGCCGGCAGAGCCTGTCCAATTGCTCAGGCCCAAGCCCGGATGCCTTTGCAAAATCCGCCGCATCCATTTTTTGGGCAGCCCCTCCAAATACAGTGGACTGAAGTTCGAGCAGAGGGGTAATATCGCGGCCCTTGTCCATTTCTCGAAAAAGCCCTTTGATGGCAGCCAGGGGCAGGCGGTGGCTGGCTTGAATTTTTTTGATAAACCCGATCCGATCAACACAGGCCGGATCATAATAGGCCATGTTGGGACTTGTCTTAACAGGCCGGGGCAGCAGCCCCTTTTTCACATAAAGCAAAATAGTGGACTTGGCCACTCCGGCAGCATCAGCCAACTCCTTCATCTTGAGCATGGGCTCGTCCGTACTATTTCTCGGTCGTCCCCCTGTTATGGCCATATCCAATCTCCTCTGTCTCGCCTGCAAAGCAGAAAGTAAAAACTACCACTTTGCACTTTTAGGTCGAACTATAGCCAAAGAGAATCTTAGAGTCAAGCCTGCCTTTTAAAATTCAGCACACCCTCAACGCCGGGGCCGGATGATGCTGTCAGCTTTTTACTGCCAAACCCTGATACGTGGAGATCTTCTGATCATTTTTCAGGACAACACTTGAAGAAGAAAATCAATCTTTTTTTTCAAATCTATCTTTCTTGGTCTTGCCTGTCCCCTGACAGGCCTCTTTCATTCATGTGGAAATCCCCATTTTAGGAAGGATATAAATCTGGAGAAGAAAATACACAAGGATGACGCCGCCTGCCAATAATAATGTTTCCATTTGAAATCCCCTTGATATAATATTAAAAAAAATAACAACGTTGCATATAAACCTTAAATATAACAATCCTTATGCATTTTCCAGTAAAGACAAAATTTTCCAGGCAGGCTTGACCCTAAAAGAGAAAAAAACATCACCGGACAAGACCCTGTGTAACTATTTAAAAATATCCTGCAAAAGGAACTCCCTATGAGATTGCGCAAAATTGTCTCTTTGACCGCTTTGATCTCTTTTGTTCTGATTCTGATCACCAGTATCATCCTCTATATTGTTCCCCATGGCAGGATCGCCTATTGGGCTGACTGGCATCTTTTCGGACTTAGCAAATCCCAATGGGGTGAACTTCACGTGAATCTGGGCATTTTGTTTATCATCACCCTGGGCCTGCACCTCTATTACAATTGGCAGGCTGTCATGGCCTATTTAAAAAACAAAAAAACAAAACTCATTTTTTTTACAGCCAATTTTAATGCGGCCCTGGCAATCACCCTGGTGGTGGTCACAGGGACCTATTTCATGGTTCCGCCGTTTTCTTCAATTATCGGTTTTAGCCAATCCATTAAAGACAATGCCGCGATTGAGTATGGCCAGCCTCCCTTTGGCCATGCGGAACAATCTTCTTTAAAGGCCCTGACCCAAAAGAGTCAAATTCTGTTAAAGGATGCAAAACAACGGCTGGATCGGGCAGGGATCAAAGTCACCAGCCCGGACCAGATTTTCCTGGACATTGCCCGGAAAAACAACCGCTCACCCCGGCAACTATTTGAAATCATCAGCCCGGACCAGGGCAGATACCTTAAAAAAAAGATGCCCCCAACCGCCCCGCCTGGCGCGGGAAACAAAACCCTGAATGCCTTTTGCCTGGAATACGAAATTGATCCTGAACTGGTGATCAAAATCATGGCGTTTAAAGGGCTTTTTCTATCACCTGAACAAACCTTGAAACAAGGGGCCGAACATAATCATATCCCCCCGCAAAAACTTTACAAAATGATCAGAAAAGCAGCCTTAAGTCAGAAACTATGATTAAAAAAATTCAAACAGGGCAGGTTCTGACCCTGAGAAAAGAAAAAAAGGAAACCCCCATGCCTATTTTTGAATACCAATGTGACGCCTGTAAAAATGAATTTGAACGCCTGGTGTTCGCAAACGACAAATCAAAAATCAAATGCCCCAAATGATCAAGTGTAAAGGTGACCAAAAAAATGAGTCTACCAAGCCTTAAGGCAGGTGCAAACTGCGCCCCCACAGCGGGTAAACCCTTTTCATGAGCAAGCTGATATCCTGCGCCGGTCGGCGCAGACCTGAGCTGCCATGGGATAAAAAATCATCCCCTTTTTGTCAATTTTCAATGGTCTGTCCTGTAAAAAAAATGAAATAGGCTTGCATATCAATGGGGTTTATTTATTATATGAAGCATATTTATGAAAATCTAAAACCAAATTGGAGACCCATGATGATACAAAAAATCAAACGGATTCTATTTGCCTCAGACCTATCCTATGACATGAAAGAAGTGTTTGAACACGCGGTGTCATATGCCACCTATTCAGGCGCGGAGATTATTGTCCTTCACGTGATGGAAGAGGCCAGCAAGAATTCAAAAAAACGGGTGAGAATGGCATTTGGGGAGACCTTGTACCAAAACATTAAAAATGAACACAAAAGCGGGGCCCATGATCTTCTTACCGGAAAAAATGTAGACGCCCTGCGCATCCGCCAGGCCATTATGGGGTTTTTCTCCAATGGGGAGCCCGATAAAATGCCAGAGCAGGAAGCCTCTCCCATTGAAAAAATCCTGGTCACCGAGAGCCTTTCCGTTGCCGGAGAGATCTCCAGGACGGCTGTGGAGGAAAAATGCGACGCAATTGTCATTGGCTGCAAACAGCAGGGACTTTTGGCAAAAGCCATGGGCGACCATGTGCTCAGAAAAGTCTTGAAGCAGACCTCGGTCCCGGTCCTCATTGTTCCTTTGGCCAAAAAATAGCCCTGACCGAAACAAGAGAAAGGCTCGAATAATTTTAAATTTGCCCCCAACCAAGGAATCGAGCCAAAAGACAATTATTGAAAAAGGCCTTTAAAAATTGCCTGAACTAAACTGCCTGACCTGATCCAGGTAGGGAATCATGCCCCAAGCAAAGATATTGTTATGGTCGGCTCCCTTGATTTCAAGCAGGTGCTTTTTAATTGCCGGGCAGGCATCATGCAGGGCCTTGCCGTCTGAAAAAGGGATTAAACGGTCAAACTGGGCATGAATAATCAGACAGGGGCTTTTGACCTTTTTGATCTTGTCAAGATTTCCCATGGACTGGCCTTCTTTAAAGCCAATGGCCTCGGGATCCAGGCCCAGAACCCTTAACAAGGGCTCGGTAAATGCAAACCCGCTTTCCACAATCAAGGCGTGGAAAAAAAAGTCGGCCGCCAGACAAATGGCAGGAGCGCTGCCCAGAGAGCGGCCCATCACGGATATGGGGCCGCTCATCTTTTTTTGCTTCATCATGGTTTTCAAAAAATTTAAAACCTTAGGCCCGTCTTCCATCATGGCAGACACCGACGGACGGCCTGTGGACTCACCATACCCCCTGTAATCCACCACAAAAAGATTCACCCCTCCGGCCTGGAAAAAGGCGTTCCCAATATCGTCATAATCTGAAACAATCTCTCCGTTTCCATGGAAAAACAGCAACACCGGCTTGTCAGGATCTCCAAGATGCAAAGAGGCACCCAAAGCCACATCCTTTTCCACCGGGATCATCATGTCTTGGCGGTTCTGATCTGCTCGCCTTTTTCCGTCCTGACGTCTGGGATGAAACAAATAGGCTGTCACCCCTGGCAGGTCAAGGGATTCATACCCCTCAAATTTGCTCATAGCCCCTCCCCCTTTTATCCATCAGTTTGGTTTAAAAACCTTAAGGTTTTTTCCAGGATCTCAAATCATTGCCATAGGCCAGGGTCAACCCAAACCCGAGAAGGGCAAGGCTGACACCCGCGGCCATGGCATACCTGAACCCTGTCATAAAAAAAGGGGCCATGCCCGGGGTATAATGGTCCAGGCCCACCCCCTGGGTCAGGCCGGTAAATGTTCGGGTAAAGATGCTCGAGGCCAAGGCCACCCCCACCACCATGCCAAGATTCCTGGCCGTGGCCATGGTGCCTGCAGCAATCCCCCTGTGTTCAGCCGGCACAGCCCCCATGATGGCCGCACTGTTCGGAGAGACAAACAATGCCGTTCCCATACCGGCCAGGGAAAGACGCCAAAAGAGTCCAAATTCCCCGGTTGAGGGAGACAAGGTTGCCATAAAGGCCAGAGAAATGGCCAGGCATCCCATGCCTGCAGAACAGAGCAGCATGGACCCCAGTCTGTCGGCCAGCCCCCCGGAAACCGGGGAGATCACCAGGAGAAATATAAAAGGAACAATCATAATCAACCCTGTTTTAGCCGGTGAAAACCCGCAGATCAGGCTCAGATAAAAGGGCATCATAAAAACCAGGGAAAACAAGGCTGCAAATAAAAACAGGGCTGCGCCCAGGGGCAGTGAAAACCGCCTCACCCTCAACAATCCAAGGTCAAGAAGCGGATGGACAGCCCTTTGTGCATGCACGACAAATCCAATAAAGGCCATGATTCCAATGGCCCAGCAGCCCCCCCCTTTAAAGGAGAAAAACCCCCAGTCCGGAGACCGGATCAGACCGATGATAAAACTTGCGACCCAAATTGCCATAAACAGACTGCCGTAAATGTCCATGGATTCATGGCTGGAATGTCCCCTTTTGGGTTTCAGGGCCCAGCGGCTCCAGACCAGGGCGACCAGGCCCACGGGGATATTAATATAAAAAATAGTTGGCCAGGCAAAATATTCCAGAATAAAGCCCCCGGCAACCGGCCCCAGGGTAAGGCCTGCGGCCACACAGGTTCCCATCAGCCCCAAGGCCCGTCCCCTGTTCGCAGGCTCAAAGGCGTCAACGATCAGGGCAGGTGAACAGGCCATGAGCATGGAAGCTCCCATGCCCTGAACAGCCCGGGATAAAATCAGCCCGGCTGCGGTCCCGGAAATGGCGCATAAAAACGATCCCAGGGTAAAAACGGCAAATCCAAGCCTGTAGACCCGGGGCCGGCCGATAATATCAGAGAGCCTGCCAAAGGTAAGCAAAAAAGAGGAAACAAATAAAAGATAGACGGTCACCACCCATTGGATGGTCCCCATGGTCTGGGAGAGATCTGTCATGATAAAGGGAAGCGCAACATTCACAATACTGGAATCCAGTGTGGACATAAAAAGCGAAAACGCCACCAGAAAAAACACCTGCCATTTTTTATCCAAACATATCCTCCATGGCCTTGATACTCAAGGCGCTCAATTCACATCTTTTGATATTTTACAGATTATGGTATATCTGGCCCGTTGACAAGAAAAATTACCCGGGGGAGTCATGACCACGATTAACGATATTGTATTGATCCATTTGGAAGATTCACCGGTCTCTTTTGCCCGGGTTGAAAGCATTTTGCCCGACCATAAAAAAGACTGGTACCAGATCAAGCTGCTTATGCTTCAAATCCCTCTCCAAGTCGTGACCTGGATATTAAAGGACGAATATATTAGCGGGGATGATTTTTTCATGAACGGGAAAAAAATGCGGCTGGAACGTGTTAAATGCCCAGACACCCCCCTTGAAACGGACCCGAGTGTCCCCCGCCCCAAGACCACCGGGCCGGACCCGGATGCCTCTTCCAAACAATCCCAAGGGAAAATCATCTCCTTTGCCGACCTTAAAAACAATAAAAACAACCCGGAACCGGATATTGGCTAAACCCAAAATCATTTTATCGGCATCCAGACGGACCGATATCCCCGGATGGTATACCCCCTGGTTCCTTGACTGCATAGACCAGGGATATTTTACGGTCACCAACCCCTTTAACCAAAAATCACGAAAGGTGGATGCCACACAGGACAAGGTTCACACCATTGTGTTCTGGTCAAAGAACTTTAAGCCCTTTCTCGGGCTCAACGCCCATAAAATCCTGGCAGACAAGGGGTATAACCTTTTTTTTAATTTCACCATCACCCCCCCTGATCCCTTGCTTGAGCCGGGGATCCCGGACCTGGACTCAAGGCTTGCCCAGGCAGAGCAACTCTGTTCAGCCTTTGATCCTTCCCAGATCACCTGGCGGTTTGACCCCATTTGCGCCTATCAATACCAGGGTGAATCCAAGACCAATTTGGACGGGTTTGAATATATATTAAAAGCCCTTTCTGCCATGGGCATTTCCCGGTGCGTCACCAGTTTTTACGATCCGTATAAAAAAGTGAACTTGCGAATTCGCAAAATGAAAAACTCAGGCCCTTTTGACCTTGAATTTCTCCCCTTGGATTCCCAGACCCAAACCCAGGTGATTCAAAAAATGGGCAAACAGGCAGAATCAAACCAAATGGAGCTCTTTCTCTGCTGCCAGGGCGACCTGGCCCGAAAATTAACGTCAGAAACAAATGTCATGGAAAATGCCTGCATCAACGGCAGGCTTTACAAAAAATTATTCGGGGGCAACCCTGAAACCGCAGGGGATTACGGACAACGGCGGCAACAGGGGTGCAAATGCACCCGATCCGTTGATGTCGGGTCATATGATCTTCACCCCTGTTTTCATAATTGCCTGTTTTGTTATGCCAGGACAGGCCAGGATTTAAAACCGGACAAATGAAAATAAAAAACCTGAATATAAACGGTACCACCTTTCTGGCTCCCTTGGCCGGCATCACCAACCTGCCGTTCAGGCAGCTGGTCAAAGAGTGCGGCGCGGCAGTGGTCTGCTCTGAGATGATCAGTGCCAAAGGCATATTTTACAACTCTGAAAAAACCCTGGTTCTTCTGGAATCAACGGCGGAAGAAAAGCCATTATCAGTCCAGATATTTGGTTCAGACCCGGAGTCCATGGGAAAAGCAGCCGCTTTTATTGACCAAAAAACAAGTGCGGATATCATTGATATCAACTTTGGGTGCAGTGTTAAAAAAGTGATCAAACAAGGGGCGGGGGTTGCTCTGATGAAAGAACCGGGCCTTGCCTGCGATATTTTGCAGGCCGTGCGCCAGGCCACCACCTTGCCCTTTACCATTAAAATCCGGTCAGGATGGGATAATTCCGGGAACCAGGCCCTGGCCCTGGCAAAAATAGCCCAAAACCAGGGTGTGGATGCGATTGCTATTCACCCTAGGACGGCTGCCCAGGGATTTAAAGGCAAGGCAGACTGGACCCATATTAAACGGCTCAAACAGGAAATTGATTTACCCGTGATTGGAAACGGGGATATAAATTCCCCTGAAGATGCCGCCAAGATGATGGCACTCACCCAATGCGACGGGGTGATGGTGGGCCGGGCAGCCATGGCCAATCCTTTTATCCTATCCCAGATTGAAGCATTCCTGGATACGGGCAGATATGACCTTCCTTTGCCCGGCCAGGTGTTCAGAAAAATGGAACGGCTGATCCGGCTTTATGTGGACTATTTCGGCGAATCTGCCGGCTGCAAAATGCTTCGGGGCAGACTGGCCTGGTTTGTCAAAGGACTGCCGGGCGCTACGGCGTTTCGCAGGGCTTTATCCGGTCTTGAAAACCAACACCAGGCCCTTGAGCTGATTCAATCCTATGAAAGAACCCTGGAACAAAGGCAATAAACATGATTGTGCATTCCTTTGGCGAAATCGGCTGCAGCCTTTAACCTACCTTGATCAAAGAGTATAGGTTAAAAACAAGGGCCCTGTCTTTTACGCATCTTTGGGCTGACCCCGTGAATTTGGATTAAAAATTTTAAGTGTATCCCAAGTCCTGGAAATCGTAAAAAATACTTGACAACCCAAATAAAACAATAGATAAATACCCTGCATTCTATTATAGAATGTATTTAAAATATATCATATAATGTTCGCATTTGATCAAGACCGATTAATACTTGAAGTCATAATTCTTCAAAAATAAATTGTGCGACATGGGTTTATATTCCTAAGGAGGAAGCAAATTAGATGAACGATTTTTTACAAAGCCTTCGTAATGGTCAGGCTGAGAAACAGCGCACCCCCAAAACGCGCAAAAACTGCGACAATTCATACCAGTATTCAAGCGGTTCCAGATTCCATTCCTATGGCGGCGGATATTCCAAAACCAGAAATCCCCAGATGAAAAGGCAACAGCCCCAGGCCGGAAATCAGATGCCGGTTGAAAACACCAATATGGACATGATGATAGAGGCCATGGACACCCTGGCCACCCAGGTAGAAACCCTGGTCAAAAACCAGGAGTATATGATCGTTGTTCAGGAAAGAACAGCAGACCTGCTTCAACGCCAGGCAGATGCCATTGAAATGGTCATGACCCATCTCAATATTGCACCGGATATGTCCATCCAAACGCCCCCGGCCTTTGAAAACCATTATGTTTCCTCCCAGGAAGAAACAGAAGACGAGCTTGACGGCACCGTAGAAGAGCTGCTCAAGGCAGAACTTGCCCAGGAAAAAGAAAAAACCAAAAAACCGGCCAAGCCTGTATTAAGGAAACGCAGAAAAGTGGTGACCAAGCCCCCTGCCGTACAACCGACCCCAGGGGATGCCAAGCTCTTACCCAGAGAAGAGGTCATGGGCATTATCGATTCCATGAGAAAAGAGGGCGCCACCTATGATCAGGTTGCAAAACGTCTTATTGATCTTGGACAGCCGACCTTTTCAGGCCGGGGCGAATGGCACGCCCAGACCATTCACAGACTCTGCAGTAAAAAATAAAAAAAAGTAATACCCAATACTGGCAGAATGGGGACACACCCTATTCTGCCGGTTATTTACCGGTTTTAAGACCTTCCATATACTCCCCCCACTCTGCAGGCAGCATCTGTTTTTTCCGGGTATTGCACTCTTTGCAGCAGGGCACCAGATTAAATTTTTCAGACCGTCCGCCCCGTGCAATGGGGATCACATGATCCATGGTCAACTCTTTGGGTAAAAACCTGCCCTGGCAATAATGGCAGATCCCGATAGATCTCTTTCGTTTCCACCACTGGCTTGCCCGAAGCGTTCTGGCCTTTGCCCGTTCCTTTTTCAGAACAGATTCGTCGCCAAAGGAAAAATAAGGGTCCATATCCAGCCTATGAATTAATATCCGAACTCACTGAGGCGACGTTCATTTGATACCCAGTCTTTGGTGACCTTAACAAAAAGCTTGAGCAGGACCTTGGATCCGAGCATCTCTTCAATATCTTTACGGGCACTTGTGCCGATACGCTGGAGCATGGATCCTTTTTTACCAATGATGATGCCTTTCTGGGAATTGCGGACCAGATGGATACTGGCATGGATGACAATCAGTTTTTTCTCCACCTCAAATGAATCCACGGTCACGGCACTGGAATAGGGAATCTCCATTCCCGTAAGCCTGAACACCTTTTCCCTGACGATTTCACTGACCATAAATTTTTCAGAAACATCGGTAAAGGTCTCTTCAGGGTAGAGCATAGGACCTTCGGGCAGGCGGGATTCCACCTCTTCAAGCAGGGTCTCCACCTG
It encodes:
- a CDS encoding HNH endonuclease; the encoded protein is MDPYFSFGDESVLKKERAKARTLRASQWWKRKRSIGICHYCQGRFLPKELTMDHVIPIARGGRSEKFNLVPCCKECNTRKKQMLPAEWGEYMEGLKTGK
- the dusB gene encoding tRNA dihydrouridine synthase DusB — translated: MKIKNLNINGTTFLAPLAGITNLPFRQLVKECGAAVVCSEMISAKGIFYNSEKTLVLLESTAEEKPLSVQIFGSDPESMGKAAAFIDQKTSADIIDINFGCSVKKVIKQGAGVALMKEPGLACDILQAVRQATTLPFTIKIRSGWDNSGNQALALAKIAQNQGVDAIAIHPRTAAQGFKGKADWTHIKRLKQEIDLPVIGNGDINSPEDAAKMMALTQCDGVMVGRAAMANPFILSQIEAFLDTGRYDLPLPGQVFRKMERLIRLYVDYFGESAGCKMLRGRLAWFVKGLPGATAFRRALSGLENQHQALELIQSYERTLEQRQ
- a CDS encoding DUF1848 family protein, which translates into the protein MPLPNNPKGKSSPLPTLKTIKTTRNRILAKPKIILSASRRTDIPGWYTPWFLDCIDQGYFTVTNPFNQKSRKVDATQDKVHTIVFWSKNFKPFLGLNAHKILADKGYNLFFNFTITPPDPLLEPGIPDLDSRLAQAEQLCSAFDPSQITWRFDPICAYQYQGESKTNLDGFEYILKALSAMGISRCVTSFYDPYKKVNLRIRKMKNSGPFDLEFLPLDSQTQTQVIQKMGKQAESNQMELFLCCQGDLARKLTSETNVMENACINGRLYKKLFGGNPETAGDYGQRRQQGCKCTRSVDVGSYDLHPCFHNCLFCYARTGQDLKPDK